The following coding sequences lie in one Tichowtungia aerotolerans genomic window:
- the pheT gene encoding phenylalanine--tRNA ligase subunit beta: protein MKFPLSWLKELVDFEDTIEGLSDKLTFAGLEVENIETIGGTFEGVVVGEIKAIEPHPNADKLRLCTVEYGADETMRVVCGAPNVEVDGKYPFAPVGTTLPGGFTLKKAKIRGEVSMGMLCAKDELGLGNDHAGLMVLNADLAPGTPFANLMPPPETVFELEITPNRPDCLSIIGIAREVAAIYGAELRMPSIELKESTETAESLISVDIQDAERCPRYTARVLKNAKVGPSPDWMVARLEACGIRAISNLVDITNYVMLETGHPLHAFDYHLVKDGKIIVRRAEAGETFTTLDDEERELTDEMLVIADPEKAVALAGVMGGANTEIKDDTSTVLLEAATFEQSGIRHTAKALGHFTDSSYRFQRGVNADTVEWASRRAAALMAELAEADLCAGVVDAYPAPKTKNQVSVKWANICKLIGLDVPVDEMKKIFQTLEMVILSSDDEGATLEIPTFRDDLVREVDMIEEVARMYGVDKIPEKLPTAQVVAGAHDDRVRAITACRKNLAGLGAREIMNYTLVNHPLLDLFGKSDDREELPHPISAEQSVLRTSLIPQMVESLGRNKSRQINNAVFFEIGRTFSKGAQQTEKVCLGVMGTPGRAALDSMRAVSEEEIFLWLKGLTEQLLIAQKVTKVKFQPLEKHGAFEEGRALKVMNGKTEIGVIGLINSNARKEWRLNDPVAAAELNLDPLISNIWKTGTVQDIPLYPATERDFAFIVDEAVRHEEIIKAINGGAPAELEKVELFDIFRGKSLEKGKKSMAYSFVYRSPKGTLTDDKVNKFHEAAGQRVCKATGAAIRES from the coding sequence ATGAAATTCCCGCTCAGCTGGCTGAAAGAGCTGGTAGATTTTGAAGATACAATTGAGGGACTGTCCGACAAACTGACCTTTGCCGGGCTGGAAGTCGAAAATATTGAGACCATCGGCGGCACCTTTGAAGGCGTCGTGGTTGGAGAAATCAAAGCGATTGAACCTCACCCAAACGCCGACAAACTGCGGCTCTGCACCGTCGAATACGGCGCAGATGAAACAATGCGCGTGGTCTGCGGCGCACCGAATGTCGAAGTCGACGGAAAATATCCGTTCGCCCCGGTCGGCACCACCCTGCCCGGCGGGTTTACGCTCAAAAAAGCCAAAATCCGCGGCGAAGTCTCCATGGGCATGCTCTGCGCCAAGGACGAACTCGGCCTTGGCAATGACCACGCCGGCCTGATGGTTCTTAATGCGGACCTCGCACCCGGCACACCGTTTGCAAACCTGATGCCGCCGCCGGAAACCGTTTTCGAACTCGAAATCACCCCGAATCGTCCGGACTGCCTGAGCATCATCGGCATCGCCCGCGAAGTCGCTGCCATCTATGGCGCTGAACTCAGAATGCCGTCCATCGAACTCAAAGAAAGCACCGAAACGGCTGAGTCTCTCATCTCTGTGGATATTCAGGACGCCGAGCGCTGTCCCCGTTATACCGCCCGCGTGCTTAAAAACGCAAAAGTCGGTCCGTCGCCCGACTGGATGGTCGCGCGCCTCGAAGCCTGCGGTATCCGCGCCATCAGCAACCTCGTCGACATCACCAACTATGTGATGCTCGAAACCGGCCACCCACTGCATGCGTTTGATTACCATCTGGTCAAAGACGGTAAAATTATCGTCCGCCGTGCCGAGGCCGGCGAAACGTTCACCACGCTCGACGATGAAGAGCGCGAACTGACGGATGAAATGCTCGTTATCGCCGACCCTGAAAAAGCGGTTGCGCTCGCCGGCGTTATGGGCGGCGCAAACACGGAAATCAAAGACGACACCTCAACCGTCCTGCTTGAAGCAGCCACGTTTGAGCAGTCCGGCATTCGCCACACCGCCAAAGCGCTCGGACACTTCACCGACAGCTCCTACCGCTTCCAGAGAGGCGTCAACGCCGATACCGTCGAATGGGCCAGCCGCCGCGCCGCCGCGCTGATGGCCGAGCTGGCCGAAGCCGACCTCTGCGCAGGCGTCGTTGATGCCTACCCGGCACCGAAAACCAAAAACCAGGTTTCTGTCAAATGGGCCAACATCTGCAAGCTGATCGGCCTCGACGTACCCGTCGATGAAATGAAGAAAATCTTCCAGACATTGGAAATGGTCATTCTCTCCAGCGACGACGAAGGCGCAACGCTTGAAATCCCGACTTTCCGTGACGATCTTGTCCGCGAAGTCGACATGATCGAGGAAGTCGCCCGCATGTACGGCGTCGATAAAATTCCTGAAAAGCTGCCGACCGCGCAGGTCGTGGCCGGCGCACACGACGATCGCGTCCGTGCCATCACCGCCTGCCGCAAAAACCTGGCCGGACTCGGCGCACGCGAAATTATGAATTACACCCTGGTCAACCATCCGCTGCTCGACCTGTTCGGCAAAAGCGATGACCGCGAAGAGCTGCCGCATCCGATCAGCGCCGAACAGTCTGTGCTGCGCACCTCTCTGATCCCGCAAATGGTTGAAAGCCTCGGGCGCAACAAATCGCGCCAGATCAACAACGCCGTCTTTTTTGAAATCGGACGGACCTTCAGCAAAGGTGCGCAACAAACCGAAAAGGTCTGCCTCGGCGTAATGGGAACGCCCGGCCGCGCTGCGCTCGACTCGATGCGCGCCGTCAGCGAAGAAGAAATTTTCCTGTGGCTCAAAGGACTGACGGAACAGCTGCTGATCGCCCAGAAGGTCACCAAAGTGAAATTCCAGCCCCTGGAAAAACACGGCGCCTTTGAAGAGGGCCGTGCGCTGAAAGTAATGAACGGCAAAACCGAAATCGGCGTGATCGGGCTGATTAATTCCAACGCCCGAAAAGAATGGCGCCTGAATGATCCGGTTGCCGCAGCCGAACTCAATCTCGACCCGCTGATTTCCAATATCTGGAAAACCGGAACCGTCCAGGATATTCCGCTCTATCCGGCGACCGAACGCGACTTCGCCTTCATTGTCGACGAAGCCGTCCGGCACGAAGAAATCATCAAAGCGATCAACGGCGGTGCACCCGCCGAGCTGGAAAAAGTTGAACTGTTCGACATCTTCCGCGGCAAGTCGCTTGAGAAAGGTAAGAAGAGCATGGCATACAGCTTTGTTTATCGCTCGCCAAAGGGAACGCTGACCGACGACAAGGTCAACAAGTTCCATGAAGCGGCCGGGCAACGCGTCTGCAAGGCGACCGGTGCCGCGATCCGCGAAAGCTGA
- a CDS encoding HPr family phosphocarrier protein, with protein MVERKAVIKNEAGIHCRPTAVITQEAAKVDAVIMILSPGGTCQLGSALDLMMLGLSQGTLVNIQVEGPDEEQVADQFRELFETEFDFPNAGLGG; from the coding sequence ATGGTAGAGCGCAAAGCGGTTATTAAAAATGAAGCCGGTATTCATTGTCGTCCCACAGCCGTAATTACACAAGAGGCCGCGAAGGTCGATGCTGTGATCATGATTCTCTCTCCCGGTGGAACCTGTCAGCTTGGATCGGCTCTCGATCTGATGATGCTCGGCCTTTCGCAGGGTACGCTGGTCAATATCCAGGTTGAGGGCCCGGATGAAGAGCAGGTGGCCGATCAGTTCAGGGAACTGTTTGAAACCGAATTTGATTTCCCGAATGCGGGACTGGGTGGTTAA
- a CDS encoding DUF2851 family protein, with product MFYRSSEVKEELFPGAAGYRRICRSNELREGPGYYFPYSERHVQALWFDDSLRPSALKTSLGEPVAVESPGRWNLEAGPDFRGAVLLVGRERRRVAGDAEIHIFSSDWKNHGHHTDSRYDDVRFHITWFAGPVNPSQFPPGTVHISLSDQCAINLDSIDVTAYPYGEPRASSHFPMSGKRPDEISQTLENAGMERMRQKALRLAWLMQERGEAQAVYEETAAALGYKNNKVSFRKLAQTMPLSALARYGDDWETVYAVLLGISGLLPKQPGAKWSTESKAYFRSLWDCWWHEEHCWEDVIRMNRSDWNFSGVRPLNHPVRRLCVLAQWVSGGFFQCLEEKSVCSETAFQALEKSFWNQRIGWTGKEKKTELIGKGRLQAIELNVFVPYRLAKGEGSALGKLPAESMNSVIKEAAYILFGPDHSSRLYRSAMARQGLLQIHSDFILPGRISELG from the coding sequence ATGTTTTATCGGTCTTCCGAGGTGAAAGAGGAGTTGTTTCCCGGTGCAGCAGGCTATCGGCGTATCTGCCGGTCGAATGAACTGCGGGAAGGGCCGGGGTATTATTTTCCATACAGTGAACGGCATGTGCAGGCACTGTGGTTTGATGACTCCCTGCGCCCCTCGGCATTGAAAACCTCCCTTGGCGAACCGGTGGCTGTGGAGAGCCCCGGTCGCTGGAATCTGGAAGCAGGACCTGATTTTCGAGGTGCTGTCCTGCTGGTTGGCCGTGAGCGGCGACGTGTCGCGGGCGACGCAGAGATTCACATTTTTTCCAGTGATTGGAAAAACCACGGGCATCATACCGATTCGCGTTATGATGACGTTCGGTTTCACATCACCTGGTTTGCCGGGCCGGTCAACCCTTCTCAGTTTCCTCCCGGAACAGTGCATATCTCGCTGAGTGATCAATGCGCCATCAACCTGGACAGCATCGATGTGACGGCGTATCCCTACGGCGAGCCGCGGGCGAGTTCGCACTTTCCAATGTCTGGAAAAAGACCGGATGAGATTTCCCAAACCCTGGAAAATGCCGGAATGGAGAGGATGAGACAGAAGGCGCTGCGTCTTGCATGGCTGATGCAGGAGCGCGGCGAGGCGCAGGCGGTCTATGAAGAAACTGCGGCAGCGCTGGGCTACAAGAACAATAAGGTATCGTTTCGAAAATTGGCCCAGACGATGCCGTTGTCGGCTTTGGCTCGCTATGGTGATGATTGGGAGACGGTGTATGCGGTATTGCTTGGGATTTCCGGCCTGCTTCCGAAGCAGCCGGGTGCAAAGTGGAGCACGGAATCCAAAGCGTATTTTCGGTCATTATGGGATTGCTGGTGGCATGAAGAGCATTGCTGGGAAGATGTTATCCGCATGAATCGCAGCGACTGGAACTTTTCCGGGGTGCGCCCGCTCAATCACCCGGTTCGCCGTTTGTGTGTTTTGGCGCAATGGGTGTCCGGTGGTTTTTTCCAATGTTTGGAAGAAAAGAGCGTTTGTTCTGAAACGGCTTTCCAAGCCTTGGAAAAAAGCTTCTGGAATCAGCGCATTGGATGGACCGGCAAGGAAAAGAAGACAGAGCTGATCGGAAAAGGGCGATTACAGGCGATTGAGCTGAATGTGTTTGTTCCTTATCGATTGGCCAAAGGTGAGGGATCAGCGTTGGGGAAGCTTCCGGCGGAGTCGATGAACAGCGTGATTAAGGAGGCGGCTTACATTTTGTTTGGACCGGACCATTCTTCCAGGCTTTATCGATCGGCGATGGCCAGGCAGGGGCTTTTGCAGATTCACAGCGATTTTATTCTGCCCGGACGGATTTCAGAGCTTGGCTGA
- the ppnP gene encoding pyrimidine/purine nucleoside phosphorylase, whose product MSELKNVTVIKKANVYFDGKVTSRAVLFEDGTKKTLGVMLAGDYEFNTDAAEIMEMLGGEMTVLIAGETEWKTYQEGTSFKVPANSSFRLKVPVLADYCCSYVK is encoded by the coding sequence ATGTCCGAATTAAAAAACGTAACCGTCATCAAAAAAGCCAACGTCTACTTTGATGGCAAAGTCACCAGCCGAGCCGTCCTGTTTGAAGACGGCACTAAAAAAACGCTCGGCGTGATGCTGGCAGGCGACTATGAGTTCAACACCGACGCCGCAGAAATCATGGAAATGCTCGGAGGTGAAATGACCGTGCTCATCGCCGGCGAAACCGAGTGGAAAACCTATCAGGAAGGAACATCCTTCAAAGTCCCAGCAAACAGCTCATTCAGACTGAAAGTTCCTGTGTTGGCTGATTACTGCTGTTCGTACGTAAAATAA
- a CDS encoding alpha/beta hydrolase: MKTIGCWIRIVLLGVFGFSLVTGAAPRIEKNIFYPNISVEQADTLQTERCRLDVYVPEGAEALPVVVWFHGGGMKTGDKYFPNGLQGKNVIIVAVNYRLSPKVKCPVYIQDAAAAVAWTFKNIEQYGGDPEKIFVSGFSAGGYLTAMVGIDPQWLGAHGIRTTQLAGIAPISGMMSTHFTVRSERGDTSKIPVIDEFAPIQHCTKDAPPVLFITGDRNKDWPGRMEENQLMAKTLKIVGHPDVTIYELEGLGHSGGQEIAACPIFLEWIQQHLGD; the protein is encoded by the coding sequence ATGAAGACGATAGGTTGTTGGATCAGAATTGTACTGTTGGGAGTGTTTGGATTTTCTTTGGTCACGGGAGCTGCGCCGCGGATCGAGAAAAATATTTTTTATCCGAATATTTCAGTGGAACAGGCGGATACTTTGCAGACTGAACGGTGTCGGCTGGATGTGTATGTTCCGGAAGGCGCCGAGGCTCTTCCTGTTGTGGTCTGGTTTCATGGCGGCGGAATGAAAACCGGTGATAAATATTTTCCAAATGGTTTGCAGGGGAAAAACGTAATCATTGTTGCGGTCAATTATCGTTTGTCCCCAAAAGTGAAATGCCCGGTTTACATCCAGGATGCTGCCGCTGCGGTGGCGTGGACGTTCAAAAATATTGAACAGTATGGCGGCGACCCGGAGAAAATTTTTGTATCTGGGTTTTCAGCGGGCGGTTACCTGACGGCGATGGTGGGGATCGATCCTCAATGGCTGGGAGCGCATGGCATCCGGACCACGCAGCTCGCTGGAATTGCTCCGATTAGCGGCATGATGTCCACTCACTTCACCGTTCGCTCGGAGCGCGGCGATACATCCAAAATTCCGGTGATTGATGAGTTCGCGCCGATTCAGCACTGCACGAAAGATGCGCCGCCGGTTTTGTTTATCACTGGCGATCGAAATAAGGATTGGCCGGGTCGCATGGAAGAAAACCAGCTAATGGCCAAAACGCTCAAGATCGTTGGGCATCCCGATGTGACCATCTATGAACTTGAAGGGCTCGGCCACAGCGGGGGACAGGAAATTGCTGCCTGTCCAATTTTCCTTGAATGGATTCAGCAGCACCTCGGCGACTGA
- a CDS encoding aldo/keto reductase, producing MSVPTRRFGKTELQMPVITCGGMRYQQSWNDETKDRDSVTEDNQKNLEACIRYALDLGVSHIETARGYGTSEYQLGKLLPTLPRDEMIIQTKVGPKDSPAEFLEAFETSMSALKLEYVDLLSIHGINNDETLEKALKSMPALQQLKKEGRCRHIGFSTHGPPDTVVKAIETGLFEYVNLHWYFVYHPVNWAPVEAATRQDMGVFIISPVDKGGMLYQPPVKLIEACQPLTPIQFNDLYCLRRPEVHTLSIGPSRPSDFVEHVAAVQDLEEKLPMVEKIEQQLVQCLEKTLGADWVHHWHKGLPRQIDTPGDINIPEILRLWTFAKGLDMVDFGKMRYNLLGNAEHWFPGQKAANVDDEALKPFLENSPFAKEIPGILREAHALLNAEEQKRLSES from the coding sequence ATGTCTGTACCAACACGCCGATTCGGAAAAACCGAACTGCAAATGCCCGTCATCACCTGCGGCGGAATGCGCTACCAGCAGAGCTGGAACGATGAAACAAAAGACCGCGACTCCGTCACCGAGGACAACCAGAAAAACCTCGAAGCCTGCATTCGCTACGCGCTCGACCTCGGCGTCAGTCACATCGAAACCGCCCGCGGCTACGGCACCTCCGAATACCAGCTCGGCAAACTCCTGCCGACACTCCCGCGCGACGAAATGATCATCCAGACCAAGGTCGGCCCCAAGGATTCGCCCGCGGAATTCCTGGAAGCATTCGAAACGTCCATGAGCGCATTGAAGCTCGAATATGTCGATTTACTTTCCATTCACGGAATCAACAACGACGAAACACTCGAAAAAGCACTCAAAAGCATGCCCGCGCTTCAGCAGCTCAAAAAAGAAGGCCGCTGCCGGCACATCGGCTTTTCCACCCACGGGCCGCCGGACACCGTCGTCAAAGCCATCGAAACCGGCCTCTTCGAATACGTTAACCTGCACTGGTACTTCGTCTATCACCCCGTCAACTGGGCACCGGTCGAAGCCGCAACCAGACAGGACATGGGCGTCTTCATCATCAGCCCGGTCGACAAAGGCGGCATGCTCTACCAACCGCCCGTGAAGCTGATCGAAGCCTGCCAGCCGCTTACACCGATCCAGTTCAACGACCTCTACTGCCTGCGCCGCCCTGAGGTTCACACGCTATCCATCGGCCCGTCACGCCCGTCCGACTTCGTCGAGCACGTCGCCGCCGTCCAGGATTTGGAAGAAAAACTTCCAATGGTTGAAAAAATCGAACAGCAGCTTGTCCAATGTTTGGAAAAAACACTCGGCGCCGACTGGGTCCACCACTGGCACAAAGGCCTGCCGCGCCAGATCGACACGCCCGGCGATATCAACATTCCCGAAATTCTGCGGCTGTGGACATTCGCCAAAGGACTCGACATGGTCGATTTCGGAAAAATGCGCTACAACCTGCTCGGCAACGCCGAACACTGGTTCCCGGGGCAAAAGGCTGCAAACGTGGATGATGAGGCATTGAAGCCCTTTTTGGAGAACAGCCCGTTTGCTAAGGAAATCCCCGGCATCCTGCGCGAGGCCCACGCCCTGCTCAACGCCGAAGAACAAAAGCGACTGAGCGAATCATAG
- a CDS encoding AEC family transporter, translating to MVAGMHVLNSLIPVFLIIALGKALTRASFFSADLGRNLNRLTYWIALPALLLNKITNATFSANEVSRISFLLITSTICSAIVGIVMAKLLGLNRRQSGAFVQGSSRANNAFVGLPVILYSMSETAPRIEALATIALAPAIVFYNIFSITVLLAYGSREKRRPVATAALFCKQLLTNPLLVSCAAAILLNMVGFHFPSAIGRSLATLGNSALALALLSIGTSLSFKGLNRGLPLSFLSSAIKVFIQPLIGFGLARLLGLSPLNRQILLIYLACPTAVASFVMADIFDSDRDLAGHIIVVSTLLSAISLSIIIALGS from the coding sequence ATGGTTGCCGGCATGCACGTGCTGAACAGTCTCATCCCGGTCTTTCTGATCATCGCCTTGGGCAAGGCGCTGACCCGGGCGTCTTTTTTCAGTGCCGATCTGGGACGCAACCTCAACCGCCTTACCTACTGGATCGCCCTGCCGGCCCTGCTGCTGAACAAGATCACCAATGCAACCTTCAGCGCAAACGAAGTTTCGCGCATCTCGTTTCTACTGATTACCTCCACCATCTGCTCCGCGATCGTCGGCATCGTGATGGCCAAACTGCTGGGACTCAACCGCCGGCAGTCCGGTGCGTTTGTTCAGGGAAGCTCGCGCGCCAACAATGCCTTTGTCGGCCTGCCGGTTATTCTTTATTCGATGAGCGAAACCGCCCCGCGCATCGAAGCCTTGGCCACCATCGCTCTCGCCCCGGCGATTGTATTCTACAACATTTTTTCGATCACCGTTCTGCTGGCATACGGCAGCCGGGAAAAACGCCGTCCTGTGGCCACAGCCGCCCTGTTCTGTAAACAGCTTCTAACCAATCCGCTGCTCGTCTCGTGCGCCGCAGCAATTCTGTTGAACATGGTGGGTTTTCATTTTCCTTCGGCCATCGGACGTTCTCTCGCAACGCTGGGCAATTCTGCACTCGCACTGGCGCTGCTGAGTATCGGCACCTCTCTCTCCTTTAAAGGACTGAACCGGGGACTGCCGCTGTCTTTCCTTTCATCCGCCATCAAAGTATTCATCCAGCCGCTGATCGGGTTCGGGCTCGCGCGTCTGCTCGGCCTGTCGCCCCTCAACCGTCAGATTCTGCTGATCTATCTCGCCTGCCCCACTGCCGTAGCCAGCTTTGTGATGGCCGACATTTTCGACAGCGACCGCGACCTCGCCGGACACATTATCGTGGTCAGCACTTTGCTTTCCGCTATTTCATTAAGTATTATTATCGCTTTAGGAAGTTAA
- the deoC gene encoding deoxyribose-phosphate aldolase, which produces MSRPICRTFDAAVLVPEMSREEAGNAIKTCVAIHAYSACVRPCDIELAQQICAGSNTKVCVVLGFPHGVQLSASKVDEAKRYVEMGVHEIDMVANYGWVRSGMWDEVRADIAAVSAVTKSAGTPLKVIFETSCLNADKIRKLTEVCIEAGADFVKTSTGFNGAGAQEEDVKLMLEIADGRIKVKASGGIRDAERAQMFIDMGVHRLGVNWSSSAAICAGGQAEGSGY; this is translated from the coding sequence ATGAGTCGACCGATCTGCCGAACTTTTGATGCCGCTGTGCTTGTTCCGGAAATGTCCCGTGAGGAAGCCGGGAATGCGATAAAAACCTGCGTTGCGATTCATGCATACAGTGCATGTGTTCGCCCTTGTGACATCGAATTGGCTCAGCAGATCTGCGCCGGCAGCAATACCAAAGTTTGTGTTGTGCTCGGTTTTCCGCACGGCGTTCAGCTTTCTGCATCCAAAGTCGACGAAGCAAAACGCTATGTGGAAATGGGCGTGCATGAAATCGATATGGTTGCCAACTACGGCTGGGTTCGATCTGGTATGTGGGACGAGGTGAGAGCGGATATTGCTGCGGTGTCCGCGGTTACGAAGTCAGCTGGAACACCGCTGAAAGTGATTTTTGAAACGTCCTGTCTGAATGCAGATAAAATCCGAAAACTGACCGAGGTTTGTATCGAAGCCGGAGCCGATTTTGTGAAAACCTCGACCGGTTTCAACGGCGCGGGTGCACAGGAAGAGGATGTGAAGCTGATGCTCGAAATAGCGGACGGACGCATCAAGGTGAAGGCGTCCGGCGGCATCCGCGACGCGGAACGCGCCCAGATGTTTATCGATATGGGTGTGCACCGCCTCGGGGTTAACTGGTCGTCCAGCGCCGCAATTTGCGCGGGTGGACAAGCCGAAGGATCCGGCTATTAG
- a CDS encoding PIG-L deacetylase family protein: MTESKPMVKKGILLSMLLAAICHSDPVDGLDGMAGSSTMDEIEDWFVVTGSVQSVTNGYGAVGMISAAGSNSLWTAEYVSSDVLQTNAVYGLAVRAGNWSSNPGSGTVFAIAIGYYDSEWHELTNKTFTGGTAGEITPTINGSYETLVFTNELAVFANVAVRVGRTGTSGSWGGFDTVSLTILQSDSDGDGLPDRWEFDYGLNPNDGGTFNFDDGDLGDPDDDGLQNHQEYSLGSDPLVDEWKSRPEKARLMVINAHPDDEAIFFGGAIPYYTQVRQLPTIVISMTSGLVSETEIHEAEFRSACWAYGLRNQPVFARFYNNVWNASLDETWDTWADGVLDGDDITEGQALAAETLTYWIRRYQPDVVVTHDLEGEYGHSDHIATAITATNAVQLAADTNYVDGLQPWQVKKLYLHMYPTNQLFHDFWQDVSIDTNADATADITPMDAADIGLAFHVYQGTPTNASTVYAVNETSDAGWEPYPSEWWGLVSSTVGADTATSFTAPDADNVEISYVGWARGDFFEHITVFADSDYDQLPDDWELAHFPSLEAADPDADPDGDGLDNAAEFGAGTNPALSDTDGDSFNDGLEVINGGDPLVSDLWRIDYIRDNGADYDLYSSNAVLDLSIGQAAFAVSGGTAWLALQLEKSEDLITWTNAGDTVIWSIPVNTNNAFYRVRSSR, from the coding sequence TTGACTGAAAGCAAGCCGATGGTCAAAAAAGGCATACTACTGAGCATGTTGCTGGCTGCGATATGTCATAGTGATCCGGTCGATGGACTGGATGGGATGGCCGGCAGCAGCACCATGGACGAGATCGAGGACTGGTTCGTCGTTACAGGATCCGTTCAATCTGTCACCAACGGTTATGGGGCTGTTGGTATGATCTCAGCAGCCGGCAGCAACAGTCTCTGGACGGCTGAGTATGTTTCGAGCGATGTCCTTCAGACCAATGCGGTGTATGGACTGGCTGTGCGGGCCGGGAACTGGAGTTCCAACCCGGGGAGCGGGACGGTCTTCGCCATCGCGATCGGATATTACGATAGCGAATGGCACGAACTGACCAACAAGACGTTTACGGGCGGGACCGCAGGGGAAATTACGCCGACGATCAACGGTTCCTATGAAACCCTGGTGTTTACGAATGAGCTGGCTGTTTTCGCCAACGTTGCTGTTCGGGTCGGCCGCACCGGAACCTCCGGAAGCTGGGGCGGATTTGATACTGTCTCTTTGACGATCCTGCAAAGTGACTCCGATGGCGATGGATTGCCGGATCGGTGGGAATTCGATTATGGGCTCAACCCGAATGATGGCGGGACCTTCAACTTCGATGACGGAGACCTTGGGGATCCTGACGATGATGGACTTCAAAACCATCAGGAGTATTCCCTGGGCAGCGATCCGCTGGTCGACGAATGGAAGTCTCGTCCCGAAAAGGCCCGGTTGATGGTGATTAATGCCCACCCGGACGATGAAGCAATTTTCTTTGGCGGTGCGATTCCATATTACACGCAGGTTCGGCAGCTACCCACAATAGTCATTTCCATGACCAGCGGACTTGTCAGTGAAACGGAAATACACGAAGCCGAATTTCGCTCTGCCTGCTGGGCCTACGGACTGCGTAACCAGCCTGTATTCGCTCGTTTCTATAATAATGTATGGAACGCATCCCTCGATGAGACCTGGGATACCTGGGCCGATGGTGTGCTCGATGGAGACGACATCACTGAAGGGCAGGCATTGGCCGCGGAAACGCTGACCTACTGGATTCGGCGGTATCAGCCGGACGTCGTAGTAACGCATGATCTGGAGGGGGAATATGGTCACTCCGACCACATAGCGACCGCCATTACAGCCACCAATGCTGTGCAACTCGCAGCCGATACCAACTATGTGGATGGCCTTCAGCCATGGCAGGTGAAAAAGCTGTATCTGCATATGTATCCAACCAACCAGCTGTTTCATGATTTCTGGCAGGATGTAAGCATTGATACCAATGCCGACGCCACAGCTGATATAACGCCAATGGATGCCGCCGATATCGGGCTCGCCTTTCACGTTTACCAAGGGACTCCAACGAATGCATCGACGGTATATGCAGTCAATGAAACCTCCGATGCCGGATGGGAGCCGTATCCCAGTGAATGGTGGGGACTGGTGTCGAGCACCGTTGGCGCCGATACCGCGACCAGCTTCACTGCGCCCGATGCCGATAACGTAGAGATCTCGTATGTCGGATGGGCCCGCGGTGACTTCTTTGAACACATTACCGTCTTTGCCGACAGCGATTACGACCAGCTTCCAGACGATTGGGAGCTTGCTCACTTTCCCAGTTTGGAGGCCGCCGATCCGGATGCCGATCCGGACGGGGACGGGCTGGACAACGCCGCGGAGTTCGGCGCCGGAACCAATCCGGCCCTGAGCGACACCGACGGCGACAGCTTTAATGACGGCCTGGAAGTGATCAACGGCGGGGACCCCCTGGTTAGCGACCTTTGGCGCATTGATTATATCCGGGACAACGGAGCCGATTACGACCTGTATTCATCGAATGCCGTGCTGGACCTCAGCATCGGGCAGGCGGCATTCGCAGTAAGCGGCGGAACCGCCTGGCTTGCGCTCCAGCTTGAAAAATCCGAGGATCTCATCACATGGACCAATGCGGGCGACACGGTGATCTGGAGCATTCCCGTCAATACGAACAATGCTTTTTACCGTGTCCGGTCCAGCAGATGA